The Micromonospora sp. WMMD961 genome has a segment encoding these proteins:
- a CDS encoding XRE family transcriptional regulator gives MANERLREAMLKVGLSTYELAERIDVNPKTAERWVTLDRAPYPRHRHAIAAIVQEREAYLWPKVVSPERATRIAESELVHVYPRRAAIPLDIWGRLIDQATEEIGILVYAGLFLPEQVPSIIKDLTMKAQAGVRVRLLLGDPKSQAVAARGAEEGIGDAMAGKVHNVLAFYNQLCGVEGIFARFHGTTLYNSIYRFDNELLVNTHAYGFPAAHAPVLHLRRLSAGELFDTYADSFDRVWSSGHPIWGPTVAA, from the coding sequence ATGGCGAATGAGCGGTTACGCGAGGCGATGCTCAAGGTCGGGTTGTCCACATACGAGCTAGCAGAGCGCATAGACGTCAACCCGAAGACAGCGGAGCGATGGGTGACGCTCGACCGCGCGCCTTACCCACGCCATCGACATGCCATCGCCGCCATCGTGCAGGAACGCGAGGCGTACCTGTGGCCGAAGGTCGTTTCGCCGGAACGAGCAACGCGTATCGCAGAATCTGAACTCGTTCACGTCTACCCGCGTCGTGCGGCCATCCCGTTGGACATCTGGGGCCGACTGATCGATCAGGCCACCGAGGAGATCGGGATCCTGGTCTATGCCGGGCTGTTCCTCCCAGAGCAGGTTCCAAGCATCATCAAGGACTTGACCATGAAGGCGCAGGCAGGAGTCCGGGTACGGCTTCTCCTAGGCGACCCGAAGTCGCAAGCGGTGGCGGCCCGAGGAGCGGAGGAGGGAATCGGGGACGCGATGGCCGGCAAGGTGCACAACGTCCTGGCGTTCTACAACCAGCTCTGCGGCGTTGAAGGCATCTTCGCCCGCTTCCACGGCACCACGCTCTACAACTCGATCTACCGGTTCGACAACGAGCTACTCGTCAATACGCACGCATACGGATTCCCAGCGGCTCACGCTCCGGTGTTGCACCTTCGGCGGCTTTCGGCAGGGGAGCTGTTCGACACCTACGCAGACAGCTTTGACCGCGTGTGGTCAAGTGGACACCCGATCTGGGGTCCGACCGTGGCAGCCTAG
- a CDS encoding NUDIX domain-containing protein has translation MARIEHYNDPDAPKANSIVVAVTVFVQDGQGRVLLIRRTDNGLWALPGGAQDFGESIAETAARETREEAGVEVEVVDIVGTYTDPRHVVEYSDGEVRQQFSICFRARYVSGELRTSEESAEVRWVSQDELDSLPIHQSMRLRIDHGYERRAKPYIG, from the coding sequence ATGGCGAGGATCGAGCACTACAACGACCCGGACGCACCCAAGGCCAACAGCATCGTGGTAGCTGTGACGGTCTTCGTTCAAGACGGTCAAGGGCGTGTCCTGCTCATCCGGCGCACGGACAACGGCCTGTGGGCGCTACCGGGCGGCGCCCAGGACTTCGGTGAGTCCATCGCCGAAACAGCCGCGCGTGAGACTCGGGAAGAGGCCGGCGTCGAGGTTGAGGTTGTCGACATTGTGGGAACGTACACGGACCCGAGGCATGTGGTGGAGTACAGCGATGGAGAGGTCCGGCAGCAGTTCTCCATTTGCTTCCGGGCTCGTTACGTCAGCGGCGAGTTGCGCACCAGCGAGGAGTCAGCCGAGGTGCGATGGGTGTCCCAGGACGAGCTAGACAGCCTGCCGATCCACCAGTCGATGCGGCTCCGGATCGATCACGGGTACGAGCGCCGAGCCAAGCCCTACATTGGCTGA
- a CDS encoding HD domain-containing protein produces the protein MDDDLLVQAAELAERHLAGGLPRRWKHVQAVALKSDRIAHVLDDADAQALVASAWLHDLGYASSVADTGLHALDGARWLLANGWPRRIAALVAHHSCAQFEADERGLGSVLAEEFDQERSPTADALWFADMTTGPDGQDLDVLDRLAEIHQRYEPDSIVVRFWARATPTLLEAVKRTEATLAAQPM, from the coding sequence GTGGATGACGACCTCCTAGTGCAGGCCGCTGAGCTGGCAGAGCGCCACCTGGCTGGCGGACTGCCGCGAAGGTGGAAGCATGTGCAGGCTGTCGCTTTGAAGTCTGACCGCATCGCTCATGTTCTTGACGACGCTGATGCTCAGGCGTTGGTGGCTTCGGCATGGCTACATGACCTGGGCTATGCCTCTAGCGTTGCAGACACAGGTCTACACGCTCTCGATGGTGCTCGTTGGCTTCTGGCCAACGGTTGGCCGCGCAGGATCGCTGCCTTGGTCGCCCATCACTCCTGCGCTCAGTTTGAGGCCGACGAGCGGGGGCTCGGCAGTGTCCTTGCTGAGGAGTTCGACCAGGAACGGTCGCCAACCGCGGATGCCCTTTGGTTCGCTGACATGACCACCGGTCCCGATGGCCAAGACCTGGATGTGCTGGATCGGTTGGCCGAGATTCACCAGCGTTACGAGCCAGACAGCATCGTCGTCCGCTTCTGGGCTCGGGCAACGCCGACACTGCTTGAGGCTGTCAAGCGGACCGAAGCAACTCTCGCTGCTCAGCCAATGTAG
- a CDS encoding DoxX family protein yields MFAAYVTVTILASVFTGIAAVTYLIGHDYPKAQADMKRVPYSWLPRLGTALAAGSLGLLAGFAVPLLGTLAAAGLVLYFVGALVAHLRVGSRNLLGWAVFFVTSVAALAVHLAYHW; encoded by the coding sequence ATGTTCGCCGCATACGTCACGGTCACCATCCTCGCCTCCGTCTTCACCGGCATCGCCGCCGTCACGTACCTGATCGGCCACGACTATCCGAAGGCCCAGGCGGACATGAAGCGGGTGCCGTACTCGTGGTTACCGCGGTTGGGCACGGCGCTGGCCGCCGGCTCCCTCGGGCTGCTGGCCGGGTTCGCCGTGCCACTGCTGGGAACGCTCGCCGCCGCCGGACTCGTGCTGTACTTCGTCGGCGCGCTCGTCGCACATCTGCGCGTCGGCTCCCGCAACCTCCTGGGATGGGCGGTCTTCTTCGTCACCTCGGTCGCCGCGCTGGCAGTGCACCTGGCATACCACTGGTGA
- a CDS encoding ATP-dependent Clp protease proteolytic subunit, with protein MRDGGQPSFGDQVFERLLRERIVFLGTEVTEESANQICAQILLLAAEDADSDIYLYINSPGGSVSAGMAVYDTMRYVRNDVATLALGFAGSMGQFLLCAGAAGKRYALPHSRIMMHQPSGGMGGTASDITIQAENMLHVKRTMQELIAQHSGRTLDEIQRDWDRDRWFTAEQAREYGLVDHVLSRAEQLTSA; from the coding sequence ATGCGGGACGGCGGACAGCCGTCCTTTGGCGATCAAGTGTTCGAGCGGCTGCTGCGGGAGCGGATCGTCTTCCTCGGCACCGAGGTGACCGAGGAGTCGGCCAACCAGATCTGCGCGCAGATCCTGCTGCTCGCCGCCGAGGACGCCGACTCGGACATCTACCTCTACATCAACTCGCCGGGCGGCTCGGTGAGCGCGGGGATGGCGGTCTACGACACGATGCGCTACGTCCGCAACGACGTGGCCACGCTCGCGCTCGGATTCGCCGGCTCGATGGGGCAGTTCCTGCTCTGCGCCGGCGCGGCGGGCAAGCGGTACGCGCTGCCGCACTCGCGGATCATGATGCACCAGCCCTCCGGAGGGATGGGCGGCACCGCCTCCGACATCACCATCCAGGCGGAGAACATGCTGCACGTGAAACGCACGATGCAGGAATTGATCGCCCAGCACAGTGGACGGACGCTCGACGAGATCCAGCGCGACTGGGACCGGGACCGGTGGTTCACCGCCGAGCAGGCACGGGAGTACGGCCTCGTCGACCATGTGCTCAGCCGAGCCGAGCAGTTGACGTCGGCCTGA
- a CDS encoding helix-turn-helix transcriptional regulator produces the protein MSLLRRVIGGVLRRLRQSQGRTLREVAAAAGVSVPYLSEVERGRKEASSEVLAAICRALGIQLSDLLEAARDDLRRVERRIPAAPRAALGRLEQVPAPRNETGPALRIGFQRGGATPPVAAAGAPARLPAGPVLRLGGPILHVGGPTDPIGSTISGAGLRVRLIASAPAAHPGPRTSKMLACRRARTGQRRLTRA, from the coding sequence ATGTCGTTGCTGCGACGAGTCATCGGCGGAGTGTTGCGCCGACTGCGCCAGAGCCAGGGCCGCACGTTACGGGAGGTGGCCGCCGCCGCCGGGGTTTCGGTGCCCTACCTGTCCGAGGTGGAACGGGGCCGCAAGGAAGCCTCCTCGGAGGTGCTCGCCGCGATCTGCCGGGCGCTCGGCATCCAACTCTCCGACCTGCTCGAAGCGGCCCGCGACGACCTGCGCCGGGTCGAGCGTCGCATCCCCGCCGCGCCCCGGGCCGCTCTGGGCCGGCTGGAGCAGGTGCCCGCCCCACGCAACGAGACCGGCCCCGCACTCCGAATCGGCTTTCAGCGCGGTGGGGCGACGCCACCCGTGGCCGCCGCTGGTGCCCCCGCACGGCTGCCGGCCGGACCGGTGCTGCGGCTGGGCGGGCCGATCCTGCACGTCGGCGGTCCAACCGACCCCATCGGGTCGACCATTTCAGGAGCGGGGCTGCGAGTTCGACTGATCGCCTCCGCACCGGCCGCGCACCCCGGTCCGCGTACCTCCAAGATGCTGGCCTGCCGCCGGGCCCGGACGGGCCAGCGGCGGCTGACCCGGGCGTAG
- a CDS encoding potassium channel family protein has translation MIHFPAQRRGPLSALSLRLAAALGLVFAVVAAVYLGRDGYRDVNEDGLTLLDCFYYAVVSLSTTGYGDITPATPSARLVNVLFITPARVIFLIILVGTTLEVLTEQYRTGRRLARWRRAVKDHVIICGYGTKGRSAVSALMENGLDRSRIVVVERSAAALRQATSAGLVAIEGSATRSSVLNEAHVKSAKAVIIATDSDDASVLVALTVRQLTAGQVRIIAAAREAENAPLLKQSGAHHVIVSSATAGRLLGLSTSAPPLIDVVEDLLTPGQGMALAMRSAERDEVGRSPRELDSLVIALVRRGKVVTLADRAGAVIETGDMLVHVRDDRPQSATTA, from the coding sequence GTGATCCATTTCCCCGCGCAGCGTCGGGGCCCACTGAGCGCGCTGAGCCTACGGCTCGCCGCCGCACTGGGCCTGGTCTTCGCCGTGGTCGCCGCTGTCTACCTGGGCCGGGACGGCTACCGCGATGTCAACGAGGACGGCCTCACCCTGCTCGACTGCTTCTACTACGCGGTCGTGTCGCTCTCGACCACCGGCTACGGCGACATCACGCCGGCCACGCCGTCGGCTCGGCTGGTCAACGTCCTCTTCATCACGCCGGCCCGAGTGATCTTCCTGATCATCCTGGTCGGCACCACCCTGGAAGTCTTGACCGAGCAGTACCGGACCGGCCGTCGTCTGGCTCGGTGGAGGAGAGCGGTGAAGGACCACGTCATCATCTGCGGCTACGGCACCAAGGGGCGCAGCGCGGTCTCTGCCCTGATGGAGAACGGTCTGGACCGTTCTCGGATCGTGGTGGTGGAGCGCAGCGCCGCCGCGCTGCGGCAGGCCACCTCCGCCGGGCTGGTGGCCATCGAGGGTTCGGCGACCCGCTCGTCGGTGTTGAACGAGGCACACGTCAAGAGCGCCAAGGCCGTGATCATCGCGACCGACAGCGACGATGCCTCGGTCCTGGTCGCGTTGACGGTCCGGCAGCTCACCGCAGGCCAGGTCCGGATCATCGCGGCGGCGCGGGAGGCGGAAAACGCCCCGCTGCTCAAGCAGAGCGGCGCCCACCACGTGATCGTCTCCTCGGCGACCGCGGGCCGGCTGCTCGGCCTGTCCACCTCGGCTCCGCCGCTGATCGACGTGGTGGAGGACCTGCTCACTCCGGGGCAGGGCATGGCGCTGGCGATGCGCTCGGCGGAGCGGGACGAGGTGGGCCGCTCGCCGCGTGAGCTGGACTCACTGGTGATCGCCCTGGTGCGGCGGGGCAAGGTGGTCACCCTGGCCGACCGGGCCGGCGCGGTGATCGAGACCGGCGACATGCTGGTGCACGTACGCGACGACCGCCCCCAGTCGGCCACGACCGCCTGA
- a CDS encoding MarR family winged helix-turn-helix transcriptional regulator: MSAQPLDSAEHRSGALLDHLARRMRLRSESVLAPLGLRPRHLVALTVLRAGGGTGQQALATILEMDSTNIVGLLNDLEAKQLIERRRSPEDRRRHVVELTEDGAKRLSEAECALAGAEDEVLGALDPAERETLYELLSRASSGAAVNCTEAICAGDDPL, translated from the coding sequence ATGTCCGCGCAGCCGCTCGACTCCGCAGAGCACCGCTCGGGCGCCCTGCTGGACCATCTGGCCCGGCGGATGCGGCTGCGGTCGGAGTCGGTGCTGGCACCGCTGGGCCTGCGACCCCGGCATCTGGTCGCGCTCACCGTGCTGCGCGCCGGCGGCGGCACCGGCCAACAGGCGCTCGCCACCATCCTGGAGATGGACAGCACCAACATCGTCGGGCTGCTCAACGACCTGGAGGCGAAGCAGCTGATCGAGCGTCGGCGCTCCCCCGAGGATCGCCGCCGTCACGTCGTCGAGCTCACCGAAGATGGGGCGAAACGCCTCAGCGAGGCCGAATGTGCCCTCGCCGGCGCGGAGGACGAGGTGCTGGGCGCCCTGGATCCCGCCGAGCGGGAGACGCTCTACGAGCTGCTGAGCCGGGCCTCCTCCGGCGCCGCGGTCAACTGCACCGAGGCGATCTGCGCCGGGGACGACCCACTCTGA
- a CDS encoding NAD(P)H-dependent oxidoreductase, producing MHLLHIDSSIRGDWSVSRRLTARAVDAWRAAHPDGTVAYRDLGAEPLPHLDADGGLARMTPPDQHTPAQRESWELSERLVDEVKQADVVLLGLPLYNFGAPSSVKSWVDHLIVPGLAYDPTTQEGMLGGREFVVLATRGGGYGEGTPRYGWDHAEPWLPHGLSMTGMQPRFISAELTLAPSVPAMAELVPLHEASLAAAEKEIDNLWTPASAQR from the coding sequence ATGCACCTGCTACATATTGACTCGAGCATCCGCGGTGACTGGTCGGTCAGCCGACGCCTCACCGCCCGCGCGGTGGACGCCTGGCGTGCGGCCCATCCGGACGGCACCGTGGCCTATCGGGACCTGGGCGCCGAGCCGCTGCCGCACCTGGACGCGGACGGCGGCCTGGCTCGGATGACGCCACCGGACCAGCACACCCCGGCGCAGCGCGAATCCTGGGAGTTGAGCGAGCGGCTGGTCGACGAGGTGAAGCAGGCCGACGTGGTGCTCCTCGGGCTGCCGCTCTACAACTTCGGTGCGCCCAGCAGCGTCAAGTCCTGGGTCGACCACCTGATCGTTCCCGGGCTGGCGTACGACCCGACGACGCAGGAGGGCATGCTCGGCGGTCGTGAGTTCGTGGTGCTGGCCACCCGGGGCGGAGGCTACGGCGAGGGCACCCCGCGCTACGGCTGGGACCACGCCGAGCCGTGGCTGCCGCACGGTCTCTCGATGACCGGCATGCAGCCGCGCTTCATCAGCGCCGAGTTGACCCTGGCACCGTCGGTGCCGGCGATGGCCGAGCTGGTCCCGCTGCACGAGGCGAGCCTCGCGGCGGCCGAGAAGGAGATCGACAACCTCTGGACGCCGGCCTCCGCCCAGCGTTGA
- a CDS encoding 2-oxoacid:ferredoxin oxidoreductase subunit beta — MSEPVALKLTAKDFKSDQEVRWCPGCGDYAILAAIQQFMPELNIPRERTVFVSGIGCSSRFPYYMNTYGMHSIHGRAPAIATGLSVSRPDLSVWVVTGDGDALSIGGNHLIHALRRNVNLKILLFNNRIYGLTKGQYSPTSEVGKITKSTPAGSADAPFNPLSLALGAEASFVGRTIDSDRKHLQSVLRAAAEHEGSAFVEIYQNCNIFNDGAFEQLKDPSTRDDYLIRLEHGQPITFGADGQFCVVHPPGGFGLEVRETGTVRPEEVVVHDATVSDPAYAFALSRLPGLDLRNTPIGVFRSVARPSYDSVVQGQLAAAKATVTETPEQQLAGLLGSGDTWTIL, encoded by the coding sequence ATGTCTGAGCCCGTCGCCCTCAAGCTCACCGCCAAGGACTTCAAGTCCGACCAGGAGGTGCGCTGGTGCCCCGGCTGCGGTGACTACGCGATCCTGGCGGCCATCCAGCAGTTCATGCCGGAGCTGAACATCCCCCGGGAGCGCACCGTCTTCGTCTCCGGGATCGGTTGCTCGTCCCGCTTCCCGTACTACATGAACACGTACGGGATGCACTCGATCCACGGGCGGGCCCCGGCGATCGCGACCGGCCTGTCGGTGTCCCGGCCGGACCTGTCGGTCTGGGTCGTCACCGGTGACGGCGACGCGCTCTCCATCGGTGGCAACCACCTGATCCACGCCCTGCGGCGCAACGTCAACCTCAAGATCCTGCTGTTCAACAACCGGATCTACGGCCTGACCAAGGGTCAGTACTCGCCCACCTCCGAGGTCGGCAAGATCACCAAGTCGACCCCGGCTGGCTCGGCGGACGCCCCGTTCAACCCGCTCTCGCTCGCGCTCGGCGCGGAGGCCAGCTTCGTCGGCCGGACCATCGACTCCGACCGCAAGCACCTGCAGTCGGTGCTGCGGGCCGCCGCCGAGCACGAGGGTTCGGCGTTCGTGGAGATCTACCAAAACTGCAACATCTTCAACGACGGGGCGTTCGAGCAGCTCAAGGACCCGTCCACCCGGGACGACTACCTGATCCGCCTGGAGCACGGCCAGCCCATCACCTTCGGTGCCGACGGCCAGTTCTGCGTGGTGCACCCGCCCGGCGGCTTCGGCCTGGAGGTCCGGGAGACCGGCACGGTCCGGCCGGAGGAGGTCGTCGTGCACGACGCGACGGTCAGCGACCCGGCGTACGCGTTCGCGCTGTCCCGGTTGCCCGGCCTGGACCTGCGCAACACCCCGATCGGGGTGTTCCGCTCGGTGGCTCGGCCGTCCTACGACAGCGTGGTGCAGGGGCAGCTCGCGGCGGCCAAGGCGACGGTCACCGAGACGCCCGAGCAGCAGCTTGCCGGTCTGCTCGGCAGCGGCGACACCTGGACGATCCTCTGA
- a CDS encoding 2-oxoacid:acceptor oxidoreductase subunit alpha: protein MTKQIRQLDRVVIRFAGDSGDGMQLTGDRFTSETAQLGNDISTLPNFPAEIRAPAGTLPGVSSFQVHFADYDILTPGDAPNVLVAMNPAALKANLADLPRGADIIVNTDEFTKRNLAKVGYQASPLDDESLAGYVVHPVALTSMTVGALAAFQVSKKDAERSKNMFALGLLSWMYSRPYESTLRFLERKFASRPELVAANVAAFKAGWNFGETTEDFAVRYEVKPAKMKPGTYRNITGNAALSLGLVAAGVRSGLPVFLGAYPITPASDILHELSKHKRFGVLTVQAEDEIAAVGAALGASYGGSLGVTTTSGPGVALKSETISLAVALELPLVIVDVQRAGPSTGMPTKTEQADLNMALFGRHGEAPVAVIAPRSPSDCFFAALEAARIALTYRTPVILLSDNYVANGSEPWLLPDVESLPDLRVDFATKPNGEDGTTFLPYLRDPETLARPWAIPGTAGLEHRIGGLEKADKTGDISYDPANHDFMVRTRAARIETIPVPDIEVEDPDGDARVLVLGWGSTYGPIGAACRGLRQRGLSVAQAHLRHLAPMPANLGEVLRSYDRVVIPEMNLGQLAHVIRARYLVDAISYNQVRGLPFTAAELETTLEEVLKNV from the coding sequence GTGACCAAGCAGATCCGTCAACTCGACCGGGTGGTCATCCGGTTCGCCGGCGACTCCGGCGACGGCATGCAGTTGACCGGCGACCGGTTCACCTCGGAGACTGCGCAGCTCGGCAACGACATCTCCACGCTGCCAAACTTCCCCGCCGAGATCCGAGCCCCCGCCGGCACCCTGCCCGGCGTGTCGAGCTTCCAGGTGCACTTCGCCGACTACGACATCCTCACCCCGGGCGACGCGCCCAACGTGCTGGTGGCGATGAACCCGGCGGCCCTCAAGGCCAACCTGGCCGACCTGCCGCGCGGCGCGGACATCATCGTCAACACCGACGAGTTCACCAAGCGCAACCTCGCCAAGGTCGGCTACCAGGCCAGCCCGCTGGACGACGAGTCGCTGGCCGGCTACGTCGTGCACCCGGTCGCGCTGACGTCGATGACGGTCGGTGCGCTCGCCGCGTTCCAGGTGTCCAAGAAGGACGCCGAGCGGTCGAAGAACATGTTCGCCCTCGGGCTGCTCTCCTGGATGTACTCCCGGCCCTACGAGTCGACGCTGCGCTTCCTGGAGCGCAAGTTCGCGTCGCGCCCGGAGCTGGTCGCGGCGAACGTGGCCGCCTTCAAGGCCGGCTGGAACTTCGGCGAGACCACCGAGGACTTCGCGGTCCGCTACGAGGTCAAGCCGGCGAAGATGAAGCCGGGCACCTACCGCAACATCACCGGCAACGCGGCGCTGTCGCTGGGGCTGGTCGCCGCCGGCGTCCGTTCCGGGCTGCCGGTCTTCCTCGGCGCGTACCCGATCACGCCCGCCTCGGACATCCTGCACGAGCTGAGCAAGCACAAGCGTTTCGGCGTTCTCACCGTGCAGGCCGAGGACGAGATCGCCGCCGTCGGTGCCGCGCTGGGCGCGTCGTACGGGGGTTCGCTCGGGGTGACCACCACCAGTGGTCCCGGCGTGGCGCTCAAGAGCGAGACGATCTCGCTGGCCGTCGCGCTGGAGCTGCCGCTGGTGATCGTGGACGTGCAGCGCGCCGGCCCGTCGACCGGCATGCCGACCAAGACCGAGCAGGCCGACCTCAACATGGCGCTCTTCGGTCGGCACGGAGAGGCACCGGTCGCGGTCATCGCGCCCCGCTCACCGTCGGACTGCTTCTTCGCGGCGCTGGAGGCGGCCCGGATCGCGCTGACCTACCGCACGCCGGTGATCCTGCTGTCCGACAACTACGTCGCCAACGGCTCGGAGCCGTGGCTGCTGCCCGACGTGGAGTCGCTTCCCGACCTACGGGTCGACTTCGCCACCAAGCCCAACGGTGAGGACGGCACCACCTTCCTGCCCTACCTGCGCGACCCGGAGACCCTGGCCCGCCCGTGGGCCATCCCCGGCACCGCGGGGCTGGAGCACCGGATCGGCGGCCTGGAGAAGGCCGACAAGACCGGTGACATCTCCTACGACCCGGCCAACCACGACTTCATGGTGCGGACCCGGGCCGCCCGGATCGAGACGATCCCGGTGCCGGACATCGAGGTGGAGGACCCGGACGGCGACGCCCGGGTGCTGGTCCTCGGCTGGGGCTCGACGTACGGGCCGATCGGCGCCGCCTGCCGTGGACTGCGCCAGCGGGGGCTGTCCGTCGCCCAGGCGCACCTGCGGCACCTGGCCCCGATGCCGGCCAACCTCGGTGAGGTGCTGCGCTCGTACGACAGGGTGGTCATCCCGGAGATGAACCTGGGTCAGCTCGCCCACGTCATCCGGGCCCGCTACCTGGTCGACGCGATCAGCTACAACCAGGTCCGCGGTCTTCCGTTCACGGCCGCCGAGCTGGAGACGACGCTGGAAGAGGTCCTGAAGAATGTCTGA
- the ndhC gene encoding NADH-quinone oxidoreductase subunit A, whose translation MTGYLGSYATLGLLLLASVLFFVTAFSANRVLRPARPADPPGKRASYECGLDPVGADWAQMQIRYYVYAYLYVLFAVEAVFLFPWAVVFDRPGFGLVTVVEMAVFVAVLALGILYAWRRNILRWT comes from the coding sequence GTGACCGGATACCTGGGCTCGTACGCGACGCTCGGGCTCTTGCTGCTCGCCAGCGTCCTGTTCTTCGTTACGGCGTTCTCGGCCAACCGGGTGTTACGCCCGGCCCGTCCGGCCGATCCGCCCGGCAAGCGGGCCAGCTACGAGTGCGGGCTCGACCCGGTCGGTGCGGACTGGGCGCAGATGCAGATCCGCTACTACGTCTACGCGTACCTGTACGTGCTGTTCGCGGTCGAGGCGGTGTTCCTCTTCCCGTGGGCGGTGGTCTTCGACCGGCCGGGCTTCGGTCTGGTGACGGTGGTGGAGATGGCGGTGTTCGTGGCGGTGCTCGCGCTCGGCATCCTCTACGCGTGGCGCAGGAACATCCTGCGCTGGACCTGA
- the folP gene encoding dihydropteroate synthase, protein MAGALRLGGRTFAPGELVVMAIINRTPDSFFDRGATFAADNALRAVERAVREGAAIIDIGGVKAGPGLDVDVAEEIRRTVDTIAAVRAAFPEVVISIDTWRAEVATEAVAAGADLLNDTWSGADPALARVAAQTGAGLVCAHAGGLVPRTRPHRAAFDDVVADVVATVTGLAERAVAEGVRPDGILIDPAHDFGKNTRHSLEITRRLDELTTTGWPVLVALSNKDFVGETLDLPVAERLEGTLAATAVSAWLGARVFRAHQVGPTRRVLDMVASIRGDRRPAATRRGLA, encoded by the coding sequence ATGGCGGGGGCGCTTCGGCTGGGTGGGCGCACGTTCGCCCCCGGTGAGCTGGTGGTCATGGCCATCATCAACCGCACGCCGGACTCGTTCTTCGACCGAGGCGCCACCTTCGCCGCCGACAACGCGCTGCGCGCGGTCGAGCGGGCGGTGCGCGAGGGCGCGGCCATCATCGACATCGGCGGCGTCAAGGCCGGTCCGGGCCTGGACGTGGACGTCGCCGAGGAGATCCGGCGCACGGTGGACACGATCGCCGCGGTCCGGGCCGCGTTTCCGGAGGTGGTGATCTCCATCGACACCTGGCGAGCCGAGGTGGCGACGGAGGCCGTGGCCGCCGGCGCCGACCTGCTCAACGACACCTGGTCGGGTGCCGACCCGGCGCTGGCCCGGGTGGCCGCGCAGACCGGCGCGGGGCTGGTCTGCGCGCACGCCGGCGGCCTGGTCCCCCGGACCAGACCGCACCGGGCCGCCTTCGACGACGTGGTCGCCGACGTGGTCGCGACGGTGACCGGGCTCGCCGAACGAGCGGTCGCGGAGGGGGTACGCCCCGACGGAATCCTGATCGACCCGGCACACGACTTCGGCAAGAACACCCGGCACTCCCTGGAGATCACCCGTCGACTGGACGAGCTGACCACGACCGGCTGGCCGGTGCTGGTGGCGCTCTCCAACAAGGACTTCGTCGGGGAGACGCTGGACCTGCCGGTAGCCGAACGCCTGGAGGGGACGCTCGCCGCGACGGCGGTGTCGGCCTGGCTGGGCGCTCGGGTCTTCCGGGCCCACCAGGTCGGCCCGACCCGTCGGGTGCTGGACATGGTGGCCTCGATCCGGGGTGACCGCCGGCCGGCAGCGACTCGTCGGGGCCTTGCCTGA
- a CDS encoding DivIVA domain-containing protein, with amino-acid sequence MGQLLLLLVVALTVAAVVFGVTVLVSGRDPGLVAAEPDSQAVALPGTRPLRESDVGAVRFDTGLRGYRMAQVDQAMRRAAYDIGYKSELIGVLEAEVTALREGRTEDADALRQAREQSASKVTTEDAAKPGGDVPLDGDAGSGSAPVGSAGAAELPSATSSPTDSDGVAPAVAPTGDEPADGEQTEGAGQRDTVVRSETA; translated from the coding sequence ATGGGTCAGCTTCTGCTCCTCCTGGTCGTGGCATTGACCGTCGCGGCGGTGGTTTTCGGCGTGACGGTGCTGGTCAGCGGTCGTGATCCCGGCCTGGTGGCCGCCGAGCCGGATTCGCAGGCCGTGGCGTTGCCCGGCACCCGACCGCTACGCGAATCCGACGTGGGGGCGGTCCGTTTCGACACCGGGTTGCGCGGGTACCGGATGGCTCAGGTCGATCAGGCGATGCGTCGCGCCGCCTACGACATCGGCTACAAGTCGGAGCTGATCGGCGTGCTGGAAGCGGAGGTCACCGCGTTGCGTGAGGGGCGCACCGAAGACGCGGACGCGCTGCGACAGGCCCGCGAACAGTCCGCCAGCAAGGTGACGACTGAAGACGCGGCGAAGCCGGGCGGGGATGTGCCGCTGGACGGGGACGCCGGCTCCGGCTCGGCGCCCGTCGGCTCGGCCGGCGCGGCAGAGCTGCCCTCCGCCACCTCGTCCCCGACGGATTCGGACGGGGTCGCGCCGGCCGTGGCGCCGACCGGCGACGAGCCGGCAGACGGCGAGCAGACCGAAGGCGCCGGGCAGCGCGACACGGTGGTCCGGTCGGAGACGGCGTGA